Genomic segment of Leishmania panamensis strain MHOM/PA/94/PSC-1 chromosome 20 sequence:
GTGGTGCGGGGTGCCTCAGCTACCCCGAGCGGATTGCACCatgtggcgaccggcatagTAGAAGCGACTGTGAGGCGGCGTATGAAGGCGGGTGGGGAGAGTAGAGTTCGAGGCAGAGCCCGAGCTCAGATGAcggggtcggcgcactgctgcaccgcatctctgccgcttcttcgCAGGACGCGATGAGCCTGTGACGGGCCCTGGGGGTCGAGTGGAATTTGACTCATGTCGTATGGTCGAGAGTGGGCACGTTGGAGGAAAATAAAAAGTGTGTCTCTACGCGAGTGTCTGTGGGGGGAGTGCTTTATGAAGTGTAAGGTGTGGGTAGGTGTCCCTATTCTCTGCGCTCTTTCGTTGAGAGTCAATAACGCTCCACCGTGCGTCTCCACACAAAGTCGATGGTGATATGTCTAAGTGattgttctcttttccctaCGAAAGtggaagcagaaaaaaatgTACGCTTGTGCGTTATGCGCAGTGCACAAGCATGTTTAGGAATGAGAATGAAAACAGGGACTGAAGAGAACCCGAAAtgataaaaaaaaagatacgAAGGCTTACTCTTCATGTCGTGTAGCTTATGTATCTCtacgccgcccccccccctcacgccTCTCGCCCACCCCGTCTTCTCCTCAtccaccgacacacacacaagtcaCTTTCGCGGCTTTCGTtgtgcttttcctttttttctatGGCAGTTGTGCCCGCATAACACCGAGGCGCGCACGTCCATGTCTGAAGCCTTTCTTCTCCCAGTACTATGTGCGCCTCAGACAGAGCGAAACGCTTTTTGGGCCTTGCTATGCCCTGGTCGCACCCACCAGTAGTGCGACCAGACATTCTGgacttctccctctcgctttgCCTTCCTCTTTGTCTGTAAACGGGCGATGTTTAGCAGCCACAAGACCAGCAAAAGGTACAAGAGGATACAGCGTCTCCTTTGTGCTCTGATTCATCTACACACAGACACTTCCGAATGCCACAGACAAAACGCATGTACCGATGAGGCGGactcctcgcctctcttgtCCGTATTATCAGCTCTCATGAAAAAAATGTGCATTTCTGGAGCTGCTTCGAAGCCCTCATTCATCTATATAATGTCCTCTCTTGAGCTGtccgctcctcctgctcgagtctcttctctcgctgccactccctccctttcgcGTGAATGTCATCgtcgtgcatgcgtgtgtgtgtgggggggttCTTTTTGCACTTTTTTCAGGTCAGTCTTTCTTTGTGTAATCTGGCATGTGCAGAGAGGACGCACACCCATCGCCGCACTCACTGCGCTCCGTGTGGAGTTGAACAAAACGAGCGATCGCGCGTACCCACAAGGCGTAGCAAATAAATAAAAAAAGAGGAGTGGTTGTGCTGCTCTTCGCTCAGGTCCCCGTATCGCAGGGCTGCTCATCAGATTCTGCAGCTATCGCGGATCTGTGTagctccttctctctgtgcctcgCTGTTTGCGTGTTTCCTCGCTACACAAaacgaaacaaagaaaatGTCGCAGAGGGGTCAAGATGGAGGACACAACTCGCATGTCGGCGCCTCCTATGCCGCTCAGAGACGTCACCCTCACATCCGATGCGAGAGTAGGTCTTCCGTATGATGTGGCTGGACCGGTCGGCCTCAATGATCACGCATGCATGTACCTCTTGCAACGCGCAACTCTAGCGATGCAAACCGCGACGCTTCCTTCTCCGCCACATCGTCTGCGACCAACCAAGTTGTACTAGTGCCACCGGCAGATGCGCCGACGTATGTCGGTAAGCAGCAGTCCAGATCAGATCGAGTGCACAACAGCAGAACAGCAACAGGTGGGCAACTGTTGAGGACGAGACGACAACGCAGCGACATGGTGCTTATGAACAGTAAGAGCAGCAATACCAATGTGGAGGCCGACAGCAACTCGCGTCGCGTGTCACCACCGCGGCTGTCATTCGGCAACCACAgccagccgctgccgagcgGGAGGCCCTCTCTGatgtgagcagcagcaccagggaGGATGGCGGAGATAATTCTGCCAAATTTAGCACAATGACCAGCAGCAGTCGAAAGATGCCAACGTAGCCGCCACAGCAACTCCCAAAGTTATCACAACCCCGATTCAACTAAGAGACCAGCATCTCGCTGCCGTCAGCCCCAGTGAATCTGCATCCTGCCAcggccgcccccccccccctctccgtcgcgTCATTCTTCAGAAGACGGCAACGACGGCAAGACCCAACGCTGCGTTGAAAAGGCTCCTGATACCGAGACATTTGCCGCGCGTCCTAGTGATGACACTTCAGCCACACTACCAGCGAGTTCCAGTACTCCATCTCCCTGAAAAGCGTaagcagcgcggcagccccTCCGTTAGGCCATGGCGGGTCTACACTGGACTCGAGTGCATTGCCGTTAATGACGGCCGCGCCGCTGAAAGATGCCAACAGTGATCGCTTCCCAGACCTCGACGAGGATTTGGGGTTGACAACTTTTTGTTCGCTTTCGCCGACGCCTTCGTGCGAGAGGGGAAACCCGCAGAGTGGCAATCAGCCCCACGCTCTGTCCCCGCAGAGCACCGGCTGACTGACTAATACGCTCATTCGTGCAGACGTCCTGTACAGTTCGTGCAGGCAGCATGCGTACAAAAAGTACAccagggagggaggcgcagcgcaccctcctcgccgctgtgTACTCTCGGCACCCCGGTGTCACCACAGCCCGACTTTTTTCCTCGTGCCAAGTGACTTGATGGCAAccacgtctccctctctccttcccgcGTCAGTCGGTCTTTTAGTATCGCCTTTTACATCGCTCTTTCCTGCACCTTCTCACTTTCTTCCATGCGCTTACGTGTGTAGTGGAttcttttgtttttggtTTTCCCTTTTTACCGCTGCCTCCGTATTagtgcctcctcccttccgccaccaccaccatctaCGTTTGGTCACTCgacccacctcccccctcacctcctTTCCTCGCTGCAGGCTTCTACAAGGTCTGCTAACACGAGTAAGGGATGCAAAGGTTATGACTTCCCTGTGTGCGGCTGCAACTCGTCTCTCTGGGGTGGGTCGAttatgtgcgcgtgtgtgtggagaatTTTCGAGTATGGActcagtgaggaggaggaacacaCATCCTTGCAACTTAGGAGCGGCGGGCCTCATCACATCACCGCTTATTCTTCTCTCAGTGCGACACACAGGCATACGTAGTTGTTTGTACAGATTGGATGGCACAGGCTCAGAAACAACAACcacccaaaaaaaaaatagcaACGAAACGTCATGAGACCGATGACACTCCTCTCGATCTCAatctcctgtgtgtgtgtatatatcTCTGAAGACGtcttgttttccctctcaAGGCAGCACGTCTTCTccactcctcttctccctccgctTTATTTGCCGTTTACACTTGTTTTGCAGCTCTGtcgttttctttcgctttctttttcctctgccCCATTTTGTATGTGCGCACGGCTGTAAGCAGCTGTGGGTTTATTTCTTTTCGGGGTACACCTCCGATTTCTAATGGTACCAGGGGCtgttttgtctctctctttggacCACCTCTCCACTCGTCTACGTGTTCGAGTGGCGATGAATGTACAACACAGTCTATGATTGATGTTCGCTTTGGGAttgcgctgtgtgtgtgtgtggggggggggggttcaTGCGCATTACGTGAAGTCTGCATTTGATTCGCGACTGTGTACGTAGCGTGCGCTATTCTTAGAGTGCAACCACGAATCTATCAAGCCCTCTAGAGTTTCcatcgctccctctctcggctATATGGTTCTCATTGACACCCCGCACCCACATTAGGGCGTGTAAAAGTTGCTTCACAGTAATGACAGCGTTGAGCATCACCGTGTCTCGTTCTCGACAGCGCTCTCTACTGATTGCCTGCTGTTGTGGCCGGGACACACTGGCCTCTATAGACACCTGCTCGTTTGAGCACAGCACCATATGCGCGGCGCTGATGATGGTTGGCATTCCGCCACCAAGGCTGGCTATCTTAGCCGCTACACGTTCTACTTCAGCAATCGTGGAaccttttcccttcttttctacttttttttccagatcacacacacacacacacgagcctATCACTTGCGGTGGCACTTTTTCCCTCCACACGCCTACGCCCCTGTACACCCATGCGCCTGTCTTATGAATTTACCCTTCACATAGTGCTCCATTAGTCAACAGTGACATCTagctccccctcctttccacGTGTGTGTCGGCGTTATTTgccttcttgctctctctcgttctcgccTGGGCTGTCTTTCGTTTGTTGCGAAGGCTGCGCTAACGGCAATAGAAATAAAACGGCAGATAAGTAGCAACCGAGACACGAGAGGCTCCCCTCCGTGCCTGCCTAGGGCGACGATCTGTATCGGTGCGTTGGTCTGTTGTCAcatttcttttcttttccttgtcgTTTACTCGTATCCCCCACCTTAtcccaccctctctcacaTCCTTCAGTCTAGCAGCAACGCCATTTTGTTTCGCGCCTCAGCTGGTTTTTGAATTTCTTGTCGGGTGCACGTATCTGTCTGGGCATGCAGAGTCGTGTCGTCGAGGTCTCGCTGTCGGTGCTCTCCTGGTCGTTTGTTTTcctgctcttttctctccctccaagtttgtttgcttgtgttTTCACATTGCAGACGCACATGAACGTGAAAGGTGCCGCTTTGTGGGGATtcattttgttttctctgtgtctgtgcggGGGTGTGGGCGTTTCTCGCTCCCTCTACTCATCCTTCGCTCGCTAGCATTCTACTTGGGCACTCGTCTTTGCCTTGTCCTCTGTCAcgggaacagcagcagcagcgccatgaaGGTAGAAGATAGAAAAATGGCGGTGAAGCGAGAGCAGAGCCACTCCAATGAGGATGAGGAAAACAACGAGGAGGACCTGAACTGGTGGGAGCAGGAAAACCTCCGTATTGCCATGAAGGGTGAGCGTCGCTGGGAGACGCTGAGCCATAACGGGGTCCTTTTTCCGCCCGAGTACGAGCCCCACGGTATCTCCATCTTCTACGATGGACGCGAGTTCAAGATgacgccggaggaggaggaggtggcgacaATGTTCGCCGTGATGAAGGAGCACGACTACTACCGCATGGAGGCGTTCCGACGCAACTTCTTCGAAAGCTGGCGCGAGATTCTGGACAAGCGGCAGCACCCCATCCGTCGCCTGGAACTGTGCGACTTCGAGCCCATCTATCAGTGGTACCTCGTCGAGCGGGAAAAGAAGTTCAACCGGacgaaagaagagaagaaatcCATCAAGGAGAAGCAGGACATGGATGCTGAGCCGTACCGCTACTGCATGTGGGACGGGCGTCGCGAGCAGGTGGCGAATTTCCGCGTTGAGCCACCGGGCCTGTTTCGTGGGCGCGGCAAGCACCCGCTGATGGGCAAACTGAAGGCGCGCGTGCAGCCGGAGGGCATTACAATCAACATTGGCGAGACAGCCGAGGTGCCGGTTCCACCTGCAGGACATAAATGGGGTGCTGTGCAGCACGACCATACCGTGACATGGCTTGCCATGTGGCGTGACAGCGTGGTTGGTAACGCAAAGTACGTGATGCTCGCCGCGTCTTCCAGCGTCAAGGGACAGTCTGACATGATGAAGTTTGAGAAGGCGCGCAAGCTCAAGGACAAAGTGGATGACATTCGAGCATCCTACATGGAGGACTTCAAGTCTAACGATGtgcacgtggcgcagcgggctGTCGCCATGTACTTCATTGACCGTCTTGCCCTCCGTGTGGGTAATGAGAAGGGCGAGGATGAGGCGGACACGGTGGGTTGCTGCTCGCTGCGTGTGGAACACATTCAGCTGATGTCGGACAACATCGTGCGGTTCGACTTTCTGGGTAAGGACTCGATCCGTTACCAGAACGACGTCGCCGTTCTCCCAGAGGTgtacgcgctgctgcagcgctttaCTCGTCGTAAGTCGCCGGGCACGGACATCTTTGATCAACTCAACCCGACGCAGCTGAATGATCACCTCAAGTCCTTCATGAACGGCCTCTCTGCCAAGGTGTTCCGTACCTACAATGCCTCCATCACCCTCGATAAGTGGTTCAAGGAAAAACCTGTCGACTCTAAGTGGTCTATCGCGGACAAGCTGGCCTACTTCAACAAGGCTAATACCGAGGTGGCGATTTTGTGCAACCATCAAAAAGCCATCTCGAAGAACTTCAAGCTGCAGATGATGCAGCTGACCACCAAGTCTGAGTACACTCGCAAGATGATTGAGCTactggagaaggcggaggtgacTGCCAAGAAAAAGTCGGTCGAGGAGGCCGCAAAAGAGTTTCTGGAAGAGCAGGACCGCATGCAGCGTGAGTGGCTTGCGAGCTACGGcacggaggagcagaagaaggagTTTGAGGAAATCGTGGCGAAGCGTACGGCACCGCACGTGCGCTCTGGCAAGAAGACATCCTCATCGGGCACCAAGAAGACCAAGTCTGCATCTCGCAAGAAGAAGGCTGGTAAGAAGACGAAGGCTGCCAAGAAGAGTTCGAAGGGTTCGAGCAAGAAGGCAAGCAGTAAGTCGTCTAAGAAGACACCAAAGAAGTCGAAgcaggaagacgaggacgatATGCCGCTCACGATTATGGCAGCCAAGACGAAGAAGACAGCTGGTGTCAAgcggcaccgcgccgccAAGGAGTCGgccagcgacgacgatgacgtgCCTCTCGCAGCTCTGAGGGTGTAGGTACGAATTCTGCATCACCTATGACTGGAAAAGGGCGTAAAGAGGTACACTTCCACTCGCCACGGACGGGGGACGGGTGCTGTGTGGCGCTGAGTGTGCTCCGACTCTGCGCTATTGTGTATAACGACATCGACGCTCTCTACTTTGTTCTCCTGTATGCACATCTACGAATGACTGGGGGGTGCGtgcctaccccctcccccatggCCTTCGTGATGGCCGCTCGCTAGATCCTGATGCCTGGGTTTTGTGGAGGAGAGCCGGCTTGATTTGACCACCtgcactccccccttcccttcagCCCCCATCCCTCGTATGCCCCCGTGCACGTGTCCTTGGGTTTTTGGCTGGCTTTCAACCTTTAACGCACGCGCTCGGTTCCTGCATGCAGTACAGCtcgtgcgtgggtgcgtacgtgtgtgtctcgATTTcatcttttttctctctttaaCGGATTGActtgtcgttgtcgtcgtgcgATCGGCGTATACGCGACTGCACCGTCACCACTGCCATGATGCGAGGGCTTGTccggtgaagagagagaaagggctGATGTCGATGCTCCCAATAGACCGGCGGAGAGCTAGCAAACGGAAAGTCATGCGCGCTTTCCATCACTGCTGCCTTGTGTCACAGCGTGCGGTGCCAGGAAGCGACACCTAAGTAATGACAACTACACACGGCCGTGTGCAAGACATGTatagcagcaccgcctggAATGCTTCGCTTGCAGCAACGCAGGTACAGCTAGTGTGACGGAGGAGCCCTGAAATGCTCCATCTGCTTACCCCTCATCTTCCCCTTGCAGATATTCACCTTTTACCCACCCCTTCCCACTGTCCTGACGCATCTTTgttctctcaccctctcttgAGGCGGCAACCCGCAAATCAGCTCTACTAACGCAacaccggcgccgccatccAAGACGCAAAAGACCGCaattcacacacacacacaccaaaaaaaaactctGCAGACAAGCAAGCAACAGCAGAG
This window contains:
- a CDS encoding DNA topoisomerase IB, large subunit (TriTrypDB/GeneDB-style sysID: LpmP.20.3150) — protein: MKVEDRKMAVKREQSHSNEDEENNEEDLNWWEQENLRIAMKGERRWETLSHNGVLFPPEYEPHGISIFYDGREFKMTPEEEEVATMFAVMKEHDYYRMEAFRRNFFESWREILDKRQHPIRRLELCDFEPIYQWYLVEREKKFNRTKEEKKSIKEKQDMDAEPYRYCMWDGRREQVANFRVEPPGLFRGRGKHPLMGKLKARVQPEGITINIGETAEVPVPPAGHKWGAVQHDHTVTWLAMWRDSVVGNAKYVMLAASSSVKGQSDMMKFEKARKLKDKVDDIRASYMEDFKSNDVHVAQRAVAMYFIDRLALRVGNEKGEDEADTVGCCSLRVEHIQLMSDNIVRFDFLGKDSIRYQNDVAVLPEVYALLQRFTRRKSPGTDIFDQLNPTQLNDHLKSFMNGLSAKVFRTYNASITLDKWFKEKPVDSKWSIADKLAYFNKANTEVAILCNHQKAISKNFKLQMMQLTTKSEYTRKMIELLEKAEVTAKKKSVEEAAKEFLEEQDRMQREWLASYGTEEQKKEFEEIVAKRTAPHVRSGKKTSSSGTKKTKSASRKKKAGKKTKAAKKSSKGSSKKASSKSSKKTPKKSKQEDEDDMPLTIMAAKTKKTAGVKRHRAAKESASDDDDVPLAALRV